One genomic window of Melitaea cinxia chromosome 10, ilMelCinx1.1, whole genome shotgun sequence includes the following:
- the LOC123657041 gene encoding TM2 domain-containing protein CG10795: MLSLIVIIYLSLVCVTHASDEVKGDKNVVVDCNTLRLGQYICPDPSLNQIDPDTQQYRGCTKGKDIASEGEAEVQCIAADGIICNETNNSTFRRKLPCKWTNGYSLEIALLLSVFLGMFGLDRFYLGYPGIGLAKLCTLGFMFLGQLLDIILIAAQVVGPSDGSAYVIPYYGAGVSVVRSDNETYLLPQADWHNIT; the protein is encoded by the exons ATGTTATCTTTAATCgtcataatttatttgtcaCTAGTTTGTGTAACACACGCATCTGATGAAGTTAAGGGTGATAAAAATGTTGTAGTAGATTGTAATACTTTACGATTAGGACAATACATATGTCCTGACCCCAGCTTAAATCAAATAGATCCAGACACGCAACAATATCGCGGCTGTACTAAAGGAAAGGACATTGCTTCAGAAGGTGAAGCAGAAG TTCAGTGTATAGCAGCAGATGGAATAATATGTAATGAGACAAACAATTCTACATTTAGAAGGAAATTACCCTGCAAATGGAC GAATGGTTATTCTCTAGAAATAGCTCTATTGCTATCAGTCTTCTTAGGGATGTTTGGATTAGACAGATTTTATCTGGGTTATCCTGGCATTGGTTTAGCCAAGTTATGTACACTTGGCTTCATGTTCCTTGGCCAACTGCTAGATATTATACTTATTGCAGCACag GTTGTCGGGCCATCTGATGGATCAGCATATGTTATTCCATATTATGGAGCTGGAGTTTCTGTAGTGAGGAGTGACAATGAGACATATCTCCTACCTCAAGCAGACTGGCACAACATCACCTGA
- the LOC123657000 gene encoding evolutionarily conserved signaling intermediate in Toll pathway, mitochondrial, producing the protein MNVNNIFKTITRSRTASIYFKRWRSSEKELVTYDPFLAKPKKTKETYLEVIKMFEERDTRRRGHVEFIYAALSRMKEFGVQKDLEVYKALVDVLPKGKFIPVNIFQAEFMHYPKQQQCAVDLLEQMEDNKVMPDSEMEQMLLNIFGRRGIPLRKFWRMMYWMPKFKNLSPWYLPEKLPVDTLELAKLAIQRITSVDPDTKIDIWQTEEIEASLDKTWVVSAQSRTQQVLLAEQPPEEPLTIKGPFNVYLKDQVVTYFILLGKIRPEYKDDTDLDDVSNIQKPPGIPGVIGRVTLPQVKCTVHEQDDGTIVSVCATGTSSRDSLLSWIRLLEKHNNPILANIPVIFTLVAPPSDVSLFDAQQDSNEKKEENIAPKN; encoded by the exons atgaatgtaaataatatctttaaaactattacCAGATCTCGAACAGCGagtatatatttcaaaagatGGAGAAGCTCAGAAAAAGAATTAGTAACTTACGATCCTTTTCTCGCGAAACCAAAGAAAACTAAGGAAACTTATCTAGAAGTGATAAAAATGTTTGAAGAACGAGATACCAGGAGACGTGGTCACGTCGAATTTATTTACGCCGCTCTAAGTAGAATGAAAGAGTTCGGAGTTCAGAAAGACTTAGAAGTATATAAAGCTTTAGTAGATGTTCTGCCTAAGGGAAAATTTATAccagtaaatatttttcaagcAGAATTCATGCATTACCCCAAACAACAGCAGTGTGCCGTTGATTTACTGGAACAAATGGAAGACAATA agGTAATGCCGGATTCAGAAATGGAACAGATGTTGTTAAACATATTTGGTCGACGAGGTATACCACTTCGTAAGTTCTGGAGAATGATGTACTGGATGCCTAAGTTTAAAAATCTCAGTCCCTGGTACTTACCGGAGAAATTACCTGTTGATACATTAGAATTGGCAAAACTTGCCATACAGAGAATAACATCTGTTGACCCGGATACTAAAATTGATATTTGGCAG ACAGAAGAAATAGAAGCTTCGTTAGACAAAACGTGGGTTGTAAGTGCTCAAAGTAGAACACAGCAAGTCCTGTTAGCCGAGCAGCCTCCAGAAGAACCACTTACAATAAAAGGACCATTTAATGTCTATTTAAAGGATCAAGTGGTCACATACTTCATTCTTCTCGGAAAAATCAGGCCAGAGTATAAAGATGATACAGACCTAGATG ATGTATCAAATATTCAGAAGCCACCAGGTATACCTGGTGTCATTGGACGAGTAACATTGCCTCAAGTTAAATGCACAGTACATGAACAAGATGATGGTACAATAGTTTCAGTTTGTGCGACAG GAACATCATCAAGAGATTCTTTGCTATCATGGATCAGGCTATTAGAAAAACATAACAACCCGATTCTAGCCAATATACCAGTTATTTTTACTCTTGTAGCTCCTCCATCAGATGTTTCCTTATTTGATGCACAACAAGACAGTAATGAGAAAAAGGAAGAAAACATTGCtcctaaaaattaa